The Streptomyces laurentii genome contains a region encoding:
- a CDS encoding D-alanyl-D-alanine carboxypeptidase (D-Ala-D-Ala carboxypeptidase 3 (S13) family; cl17429;~D-alanyl-D-alanine carboxypeptidase [Streptomyces venezuelae ATCC10712];~D-alanyl-D-alanine carboxypeptidase, serine-type, PBP4 family; TIGR00666;~identified by MetaGeneAnnotator; putative) has protein sequence MPEPRTWQVVAGSAVLGLALAVGAVAVAGPWDSGQRKAERDRAVTAGARGGAHHSPDSAAGDPRRPAPAPSAPAVLGALGLTDGSGSHGNTKPSTITRPGDDPAALAALLGPLLADPGLGPLRTATVVDATTGKRLYGVGAGTPMTPASTVKIATTTAALSALGPEHRIATTTVGSPDGRTVTLVGGGDPTLDHTRLKALADATARALKAPSASGASGASGPDTAVRLAYDTSLYQGPVLHPIGPNENIAPVTALMTDEGRLDHSHHGPADRSTDPARDTAAAFAGYLEKAGLTVEGDPRPGRAPKSARPLARTESARLDDLVERTLTYSDNDLAEALVRQTALAHKKPASFAGAERAVHDELARLGLPLAGTRFADGSGLDRAGKVTGALLTGVLTRAADPARPALRPVLTGLPVGGFSGTLAERYGTAATTAGAGLVHAKTGTLTGVNTLAGTVVTPSGRLLAFAFLAGRTSAPDAAQTALDRLSTALARPAGTATSPH, from the coding sequence ATGCCTGAGCCGAGAACCTGGCAGGTCGTGGCGGGCTCCGCCGTGCTCGGTCTGGCCCTGGCCGTGGGCGCCGTCGCCGTGGCCGGCCCGTGGGACTCCGGTCAGCGTAAGGCCGAGCGGGACCGCGCGGTCACCGCCGGTGCGCGAGGTGGCGCACATCACTCCCCCGACTCCGCCGCCGGGGACCCGCGCCGGCCCGCGCCCGCCCCCAGCGCCCCCGCGGTGCTCGGTGCCCTCGGCCTGACCGACGGGTCCGGCAGCCACGGCAACACCAAACCCTCGACGATCACCCGGCCGGGCGACGACCCCGCCGCCCTCGCCGCCCTGCTCGGGCCGCTGCTCGCCGACCCCGGACTCGGCCCGCTGCGCACCGCCACCGTCGTCGACGCCACCACCGGCAAGCGGCTGTACGGCGTGGGCGCGGGCACCCCGATGACGCCCGCGTCGACCGTGAAGATCGCCACGACGACCGCCGCGCTGTCCGCCCTCGGCCCCGAGCACCGCATCGCGACCACCACCGTCGGCAGCCCCGACGGGCGCACCGTCACCCTCGTCGGCGGCGGCGACCCCACCCTCGACCACACGCGCCTCAAGGCCCTCGCCGATGCCACCGCCCGGGCCCTGAAGGCCCCGAGCGCGTCCGGTGCGTCCGGTGCCTCCGGCCCCGACACCGCCGTCCGCCTCGCGTACGACACAAGCCTCTACCAGGGCCCCGTCCTCCACCCCATAGGGCCCAACGAGAACATCGCCCCGGTCACCGCCCTCATGACCGACGAGGGCCGGCTCGACCACAGTCACCACGGCCCCGCGGACCGCAGCACCGACCCGGCCCGCGACACCGCCGCCGCCTTCGCCGGCTACCTGGAGAAGGCCGGCCTCACGGTCGAGGGCGACCCCCGGCCCGGCAGGGCCCCGAAGAGCGCCCGCCCTCTCGCCCGTACCGAGTCGGCACGCCTCGACGACCTCGTCGAACGCACCCTCACCTACAGCGACAACGACCTCGCCGAGGCCCTGGTCCGGCAGACCGCCCTCGCCCACAAGAAGCCCGCGAGCTTCGCCGGCGCGGAGCGGGCCGTCCACGACGAACTCGCCCGCCTCGGCCTCCCGCTCGCCGGCACCCGGTTCGCCGACGGCAGCGGACTCGACCGCGCCGGCAAGGTCACCGGCGCCCTGCTCACCGGCGTCCTCACCCGGGCGGCCGACCCGGCCCGCCCCGCCCTGCGGCCCGTCCTCACCGGCCTGCCCGTCGGCGGCTTCAGCGGCACCCTCGCCGAGCGCTACGGCACCGCCGCCACCACCGCCGGCGCCGGTCTCGTCCACGCCAAGACCGGCACCCTCACCGGCGTCAACACCCTCGCCGGCACCGTCGTCACCCCCTCCGGCCGCCTCCTCGCCTTCGCCTTCCTCGCCGGCCGGACCAGCGCGCCCGACGCCGCCCAGACCGCCCTCGACCGGCTCTCCACCGCCCTGGCCCGGCCCGCCGGGACCGCCACGTCCCCGCACTGA
- a CDS encoding inorganic pyrophosphatase (Inorganic pyrophosphatase. These enzymes hydrolyze inorganic pyrophosphate (PPi) to two molecules of orthophosphates (Pi). The reaction requires bivalent cations. The enzymes in general exist as homooligomers; cd00412;~dimer interface [polypeptide binding];~identified by MetaGeneAnnotator; putative;~inorganic pyrophosphatase [Amycolatopsis mediterranei U32];~metal binding sites [ion binding];~substrate binding site [chemical binding]), which produces MEFDVTIEIPKGSRNKYEVDHETGRIRLDRRLFTSTAYPADYGFVENTLGEDGDPLDALVILDEPTFPGCLIKCRAIGMFRMTDEAGGDDKLLVVPATDPRMEHLRDIHHVPEFDRLEIQHFFEVYKDLEPGKSVEGADWVGRAEAEAEIVKSYERFKEEGGH; this is translated from the coding sequence GTGGAGTTCGACGTCACCATCGAGATCCCGAAGGGGTCGCGGAACAAGTACGAGGTCGACCACGAGACCGGTCGGATCCGCCTGGACCGCCGCCTCTTCACGTCGACCGCCTACCCGGCGGACTACGGCTTCGTCGAGAACACCCTCGGTGAGGACGGCGACCCGCTGGACGCCCTCGTCATCCTGGACGAGCCGACCTTCCCGGGCTGTCTCATCAAGTGCCGCGCCATCGGCATGTTCCGCATGACGGACGAGGCCGGCGGCGACGACAAGCTGCTGGTCGTCCCGGCGACGGACCCGCGCATGGAGCACCTGCGCGACATCCACCACGTGCCGGAGTTCGACCGCCTCGAGATCCAGCACTTCTTCGAGGTCTACAAGGACCTGGAGCCCGGCAAGTCCGTCGAGGGCGCCGACTGGGTCGGCCGCGCCGAGGCCGAGGCCGAGATCGTGAAGTCGTACGAGCGCTTCAAGGAGGAGGGCGGCCACTGA
- a CDS encoding hypothetical protein (Protein of unknown function (DUF1212); pfam06738;~Protein of unknown function (DUF3815); cl01118;~Putative membrane protein [Streptomyces fulvissimus DSM40593];~UniProt-pubmed:11572948; UniProt-pubmed:20624727; UniProt-pubmed:18375553; UniProt-pubmed:12000953; UniProt-pubmed:21551298;~identified by MetaGeneAnnotator; putative): MVAEPEEPDEAPEDRKPQSDEARSAFVPPVGVEPREPVEDEPHSTTSEFALPSGLAPEPPPAPEQEGSAFATPSTYSAKTSPPAFTPAYGIPLVRMAEDAPWQDRMRTMLRLPLADRPVPEAARKTDEAGPPVARVFDLTLRIGELLLAGGEGAEDVEAAMFAICRSYGLDRCEPTVTFTLLSITYQPSLVDDPVTANRTVRRRGTDYTRLAAVYQLLADIADPEHDVPPEEAYRRLAEIRRNRHPYPGWFLTVAAGVLAGAASVLLGGGPTVFFVAALGAMLGDRLAWLCAGQGLPEFYQFLVAAMPPAAMGVALTLLHADLRPSAVITGGLFALIPGRALVAAVQDGLTGFYITASARLLEVGYFFVAIVVGVLSVLYLAVQVGAPLNPEGVLRPVERPVVQILASMVLCATFAILLQQSRSTVLFATLNGGVAWVIYASIAVTAGGSAVVSTAVAAGLVGLFGQLIARYHHTSSLPYVTAAIGPLLPGSAMYFGVLAIAQNNLDQGFTSLAKAAALALAIAIGVNLGGELARMFMQAPGAAAARRAAKRTRGF, from the coding sequence GTGGTGGCGGAACCGGAGGAGCCCGACGAGGCGCCGGAGGACCGGAAGCCGCAATCGGACGAGGCGCGCAGCGCGTTCGTCCCGCCGGTCGGGGTGGAACCGCGCGAACCGGTGGAGGACGAGCCGCATTCGACGACGTCGGAGTTCGCGCTGCCGAGCGGGCTCGCGCCGGAACCCCCGCCGGCACCGGAGCAGGAAGGTTCCGCCTTCGCGACGCCGTCGACCTATTCGGCCAAGACGTCGCCGCCCGCGTTCACTCCCGCGTACGGGATACCGCTGGTCCGGATGGCGGAGGACGCCCCCTGGCAGGACCGGATGCGGACCATGCTGCGGCTGCCGCTGGCCGACCGGCCGGTGCCGGAGGCCGCCCGCAAGACCGACGAGGCGGGGCCGCCGGTCGCCCGAGTCTTCGACCTGACGCTGCGTATCGGCGAGCTGCTGCTCGCGGGCGGTGAGGGCGCGGAGGACGTCGAGGCGGCGATGTTCGCGATCTGCCGCTCGTACGGGCTCGACCGCTGCGAGCCGACGGTGACGTTCACGCTGCTGTCGATCACGTACCAGCCGTCGCTGGTGGACGACCCGGTGACCGCGAACCGTACGGTCCGGCGCCGGGGCACCGACTACACCCGCCTCGCGGCGGTCTACCAGCTGCTCGCCGACATCGCCGACCCGGAGCACGACGTGCCGCCGGAGGAGGCGTACCGGCGGCTCGCGGAGATCCGGCGCAACCGGCACCCGTATCCCGGCTGGTTCCTCACGGTCGCGGCCGGTGTGCTGGCCGGGGCGGCGTCGGTGCTGCTCGGCGGCGGTCCGACGGTGTTCTTCGTGGCGGCGCTCGGCGCGATGCTGGGCGACCGGCTGGCGTGGCTGTGCGCGGGGCAGGGGCTGCCGGAGTTCTACCAGTTCCTGGTCGCGGCGATGCCGCCGGCGGCGATGGGGGTGGCGCTGACACTGCTCCACGCGGACCTGCGGCCGTCGGCGGTGATCACCGGTGGCCTGTTCGCGCTGATCCCGGGGCGGGCGCTGGTCGCGGCCGTCCAGGACGGTCTGACCGGCTTCTACATCACGGCGTCGGCCCGGCTCCTGGAAGTCGGCTACTTCTTCGTGGCGATCGTGGTGGGCGTGCTGTCGGTGCTGTACCTGGCGGTGCAGGTCGGGGCGCCGCTGAACCCGGAGGGCGTGCTGCGGCCGGTGGAACGGCCGGTGGTCCAGATCCTGGCGTCGATGGTGCTGTGCGCGACCTTCGCGATCCTGCTCCAGCAGTCGCGGTCGACGGTGCTGTTCGCGACGCTGAACGGCGGCGTGGCGTGGGTCATCTACGCGTCGATAGCGGTGACGGCGGGCGGGTCCGCGGTCGTGTCGACGGCGGTGGCGGCCGGTCTGGTCGGCCTGTTCGGGCAGCTGATCGCCCGCTACCACCACACGTCGTCGCTGCCGTACGTGACGGCGGCCATCGGGCCGCTGCTGCCCGGTTCGGCGATGTACTTCGGTGTCCTCGCCATAGCCCAGAACAACCTGGACCAGGGCTTCACCTCGCTGGCGAAGGCGGCGGCGCTGGCGCTGGCGATCGCCATCGGCGTGAACCTCGGAGGCGAACTGGCCCGCATGTTCATGCAGGCCCCGGGCGCGGCCGCGGCCCGCAGGGCGGCGAAGCGGACCCGAGGCTTCTGA
- a CDS encoding dedA protein (DedA protein [Streptomyces venezuelae ATCC10712];~SNARE associated Golgi protein; cl00429;~Uncharacterized membrane-associated protein [Function unknown]; COG0586;~identified by MetaGeneAnnotator; putative), translating into MNTLALGPSWLDPDYLIQTFGPIGVLAIVFAESGLLIGFFLPGDSLLFTTGLLVTTGKLDYPLWLMCTMIVAAAVLGDQVGYLFGRKVGPALFKRPDSKLFKQENVEKAHEFFEKHGPKSLILARFVPIVRTFTPIIAGVSRMNYRSFIVYNLIGGVLWGAGVTLLGSALGKIEFVNKHIELILVGIVLISVVPVVIEVLRARSQSKKNPAPAPEQYDAYGTPGAPTPPAERGRHAKR; encoded by the coding sequence GTGAACACGCTTGCCCTCGGACCGAGCTGGCTGGACCCGGACTATCTGATCCAGACCTTCGGTCCGATCGGTGTCCTCGCCATCGTCTTCGCCGAGTCCGGCCTGCTCATCGGCTTCTTCCTGCCCGGTGACTCGCTGCTCTTCACCACCGGTCTGCTCGTCACCACGGGCAAGCTCGACTACCCGCTGTGGCTGATGTGCACGATGATCGTCGCCGCGGCCGTGCTCGGCGACCAGGTCGGCTACCTCTTCGGCCGCAAGGTCGGCCCGGCCCTCTTCAAGCGACCCGACTCCAAGCTGTTCAAGCAGGAGAACGTCGAGAAGGCGCACGAGTTCTTCGAGAAGCACGGCCCGAAGTCCCTGATCCTGGCCCGCTTCGTGCCGATCGTCCGGACCTTCACGCCGATCATCGCCGGCGTCAGCCGGATGAACTACCGCTCCTTCATCGTCTACAACCTCATCGGCGGCGTGCTGTGGGGCGCCGGCGTGACGCTGCTCGGCTCCGCGCTCGGCAAGATCGAGTTCGTCAACAAGCACATCGAGCTGATCCTCGTCGGGATCGTCCTGATCTCCGTCGTCCCGGTCGTCATCGAGGTCCTGCGGGCCCGCTCGCAGTCCAAGAAGAACCCGGCCCCGGCCCCGGAGCAGTACGACGCGTACGGCACCCCCGGTGCCCCCACCCCGCCCGCCGAGCGCGGCCGCCACGCCAAGCGCTGA
- a CDS encoding hypothetical protein (Putative heavy-metal-binding; cl00426;~UPF0145 YbjQ_1 domain containing protein [Streptomyces fulvissimus DSM40593];~UniProt-pubmed:11572948; UniProt-pubmed:18403782; UniProt-pubmed:12692562; UniProt-pubmed:21463507; UniProt-pubmed:18375553; UniProt-pubmed:21059706; UniProt-pubmed:12000953;~identified by MetaGeneAnnotator; putative), translated as MGIEEYGGGQTSQSDVLVVTTNDVPGYEVKQVIGEVFGLTVRSRHIGSQIGAGLKSLVGGELKGLTKTLVETRNQAMERLIEQARARGANAVLMFRFDVTEAADVGTEVCAYGTAVVIAPRV; from the coding sequence ATGGGTATCGAGGAGTACGGCGGCGGCCAGACGTCCCAGTCGGACGTGCTGGTGGTGACGACCAACGACGTGCCGGGGTACGAGGTCAAGCAGGTCATCGGCGAGGTGTTCGGCCTGACCGTGCGCTCGCGGCACATCGGCAGCCAGATAGGCGCCGGGCTGAAGTCGCTGGTCGGCGGCGAGCTGAAGGGTCTGACGAAGACCCTGGTGGAGACCCGCAACCAGGCGATGGAGCGGCTGATCGAGCAGGCGCGGGCGCGCGGCGCGAACGCGGTGCTGATGTTCCGCTTCGACGTCACCGAGGCCGCCGACGTGGGCACGGAGGTATGCGCCTACGGGACGGCCGTGGTGATCGCGCCGCGCGTCTGA
- a CDS encoding merR family transcriptional regulator (DNA binding residues [nucleotide binding];~Helix-Turn-Helix DNA binding domain of the transcription regulators TipAL, Mta, and SkgA; cd01106;~MerR family transcriptional regulator [Streptomyces viridochromogenes DSM40736];~TipAS antibiotic-recognition domain; pfam07739;~dimer interface [polypeptide binding];~identified by MetaGeneAnnotator; putative), which produces MEYAIGQVAGFAGITVRTLHHYDTIGLLSPSGRSTAGHRRYDDADLDRLQQILFYRELGFPLDEVAVLLDDPGADPRAHLRRQHRLLTARIGELQRMAAAVAHAMEARSMGINLTPEEKFEVFGHKDPERYAEESARRWGDTDTYARTRERVADYTKDDWQRMKNEIDAWGTAYAALMDAGELPGSAAAMDLAEAHRAHITTWFFDCHPTVHRHLAESYVSDENYRAFYDSIHDGLAEHLRAAIHANARRLAA; this is translated from the coding sequence ATGGAGTACGCGATCGGACAGGTCGCCGGATTCGCCGGGATCACGGTGCGCACCCTGCACCACTACGACACCATCGGACTGCTCTCGCCGAGCGGCCGCAGCACGGCGGGCCACCGCCGCTACGACGACGCCGACCTCGACCGGCTCCAGCAGATCCTGTTCTACCGGGAGCTGGGCTTCCCCCTCGACGAGGTCGCCGTCCTCCTGGACGACCCCGGCGCCGACCCGCGCGCCCACCTGCGACGGCAGCACCGGCTGCTCACGGCTCGCATCGGGGAACTCCAGCGCATGGCGGCGGCCGTCGCACACGCCATGGAGGCGAGAAGCATGGGCATCAATCTCACGCCCGAGGAGAAGTTCGAGGTCTTCGGCCACAAGGACCCCGAGCGGTACGCGGAGGAGTCGGCCCGCCGCTGGGGCGACACCGACACCTACGCGCGTACTCGGGAACGCGTCGCCGACTACACCAAGGACGACTGGCAGCGCATGAAGAACGAGATCGACGCGTGGGGCACCGCCTACGCCGCTCTCATGGACGCCGGCGAGCTGCCCGGCTCAGCGGCCGCGATGGATCTCGCCGAGGCCCACCGCGCCCACATCACCACCTGGTTCTTCGACTGCCATCCGACCGTCCACCGGCACCTCGCCGAGAGTTATGTCTCCGACGAGAACTACCGGGCCTTCTACGACTCGATCCACGACGGGCTGGCGGAACACCTGCGCGCCGCCATCCACGCGAACGCCCGGCGCCTGGCCGCCTGA
- a CDS encoding chloride channel protein (CLC voltage-gated chloride channel. The ClC chloride channels catalyse the selective flow of Cl- ions across cell membranes, thereby regulating electrical excitation in skeletal muscle and the flow of salt and water across epithelial barriers. This...; cd00400;~Chloride channel protein EriC [Inorganic ion transport andmetabolism]; COG0038;~Chloride channel protein [Streptomyces venezuelae ATCC10712];~Cl- binding residues [ion binding];~Cl- selectivity filter;~dimer interface [polypeptide binding];~identified by MetaGeneAnnotator; putative;~pore gating glutamate residue), with amino-acid sequence MAVEAPAPTPVPGTPLKTLLPQILPALVVGVGSGLLFLGISGLAEQLQHVLWSTVPDALGIGRYSALWMITMLTATGIAVGLVVWKVYGHAGPDPATSGLGGPPLAAGVVPGLLLASTLSLAGGVSLGPENPTIAAAIALAYWLGRMVTRPGRPAPPGEAWVALATAGTFGALFGTPVAAALVLSEALAVKPPAPGHHPAAGGSLWDRLFAPLVAAGAGSLTTQLVSHPSFDMGLPPLDSPGFGDLLTALVVAPLAALFGLLACYVFPALHRAFGRLRHPMLMLPLGGLVLGLLGVLGGHLTLFKGLAETRELVASADSYGAGELLRLSVVKAVALLVAAASGFRGGRVFPVVFVGAAFGLLAPALVPGVHPAVAVSSAVLGVVLATTRQGWVSLFVAAAVAASPAILALLCLASLPAWLVVTGRPLLELDEDGHALH; translated from the coding sequence GTGGCCGTCGAAGCACCCGCTCCCACTCCCGTCCCCGGGACGCCTCTCAAGACGCTGCTGCCGCAGATCCTGCCCGCACTCGTGGTCGGGGTGGGCTCGGGGCTGCTGTTCCTGGGGATCAGCGGGCTGGCCGAGCAGCTGCAGCACGTGCTGTGGTCCACCGTCCCGGACGCGCTGGGGATCGGCCGCTACTCGGCGCTGTGGATGATCACCATGCTCACGGCGACCGGGATCGCGGTGGGTCTGGTCGTCTGGAAGGTGTACGGGCACGCCGGCCCCGATCCGGCGACCTCCGGGCTCGGCGGGCCGCCACTCGCCGCCGGGGTGGTGCCGGGCCTGCTGCTCGCCAGCACCCTGTCGCTGGCCGGCGGCGTCAGCCTCGGCCCGGAGAACCCGACGATCGCCGCGGCCATCGCCCTCGCGTACTGGCTCGGCCGGATGGTGACCCGGCCGGGCCGGCCGGCGCCGCCGGGCGAGGCGTGGGTGGCGCTGGCGACCGCGGGGACCTTCGGCGCCCTGTTCGGTACGCCGGTGGCCGCCGCGCTCGTCCTGTCCGAGGCGCTCGCGGTGAAGCCGCCGGCGCCCGGGCACCATCCGGCGGCCGGCGGTTCGCTGTGGGACCGGCTGTTCGCGCCGCTGGTGGCGGCCGGGGCCGGCTCGCTGACCACCCAGCTGGTCTCGCACCCCAGCTTCGACATGGGGCTGCCGCCGCTCGACTCCCCCGGCTTCGGGGATCTGCTCACCGCCCTCGTCGTCGCCCCGCTCGCCGCGCTCTTCGGTCTGCTCGCCTGCTACGTCTTCCCCGCCCTCCACCGGGCTTTCGGCCGGCTGCGGCACCCGATGCTGATGCTGCCGCTCGGCGGGCTCGTCCTCGGCCTGCTGGGGGTGCTCGGCGGGCATCTGACGCTCTTCAAGGGCCTCGCCGAGACCCGGGAGCTGGTCGCCTCCGCCGATTCCTACGGCGCGGGCGAGCTGCTGCGCCTGTCCGTGGTGAAGGCGGTCGCGCTGCTGGTCGCCGCGGCCTCGGGTTTCCGCGGCGGCCGGGTCTTCCCGGTGGTCTTCGTCGGCGCCGCGTTCGGGCTGCTCGCCCCGGCGCTGGTGCCCGGGGTCCATCCGGCGGTGGCGGTCTCCTCCGCCGTCCTCGGCGTGGTGCTCGCCACCACCCGGCAGGGGTGGGTGAGCCTCTTCGTCGCCGCGGCCGTCGCCGCCTCCCCGGCGATCCTGGCGCTGCTCTGCCTCGCCTCCCTGCCCGCCTGGCTCGTCGTCACCGGCCGTCCCCTCCTGGAACTCGACGAGGACGGCCACGCCCTGCACTGA